The genomic interval GCGCGCCGCGAAGGCCGCGGGCTGCGCCTATATCGACAGCAACCCGCTCAGCGACCGCGCCTTCGTGCTGCACGGCGATCCCGAGGGCATCCACTACCAGGGCGCCGGCGAGCGCGCTTGGGAGACGAAAGTCTGGGGCGTGCTCGAGCCGGTATTGCACGCCCGGCTGGCGCGCTGAATAAGCCCACCCTGCCCTTGAGGGAGGGTCGACAAAATTCGGAGCGCAGCGGAGAATTTTTCGGGGAGGGGTCCTGCGCCGGTGCTAAACCCCTCCCCGAAATCTGCTCCGCAGATTTCGACCCTCAAGGGGAGGGTAGAATGTAGAGGGAGCCCAGCATGCTGTTCGTCGTCACCGCCATCGACAAGGAGAATTCGCTGGCCCTGCGCCTGGCGACGCGCGAGGCGCATTTCGCCTATGCGCGCGAGACCGGCGTCATCCGGCTCGGCGGTCCCTTCCTCGACGCGAAGGGCGAGATGGCCGGCAGCCTGATCGTCTTCGAGGCGGCCGATCTCGAAGCGGCCGAGGCCTGGCACGCCGGCGATCCCTACGTGAAGGCCGGCCTCTTCGCGCGGTCCGAGGTCCGGCCGTGGAAGATGACGTTCAACGAATGCGGCGCGAAGCTCTGAGGGGATCGTCATGGCCTATTGGCTGTTCAAGACCGAACCCGAAACCTTCTCCTGGGACCAGCAGAAGGCGCGCGGCGCCAAGGGCGAGCCGTGGAGCGGCGTGCGCAACCATCAGGCCAAGCTCAACATGATGAAGATGAAGAAGGGCGATCGCGGCTTCTTCTATCATTCGGGCGACGCGCGCGAGATCGTCGGCATCGTCGAGGTCATCGCCGAATACAAGCCAGACCCGACCGACGAGACCGGCAAGTTCGGCCTCGTCGACGTCAAGGCGGTGGCCGACCTGCCCAAGCCCGTGACGCTGGCCATGGCCAAGGCCGATCCCAGGCTCGCCGACATGGTGCTGGTGAAATTCTCGCGCCTCTCGGTCCAGCCGGTGACCGACGCGGAGTGGAAGCATGTCTGCAAGCTCGGCGGCCTGAAATAGCCGGCCTCATTTGCGCCGATAGATGCTCGCCCCGTTCAGCGTCACCTCGGACGGCACGACGCAGGCGCTGGCGGCGTCCAGCCGCGTACAGGCGAGGTCGAAGGTGATGGCGTAGCGCGCCGCGTCGGTCTTCGCGCCGCAGATATAACGTCCCTCGATCCCGCCGGGCCGGGTCGCATCGCCGTCGCGCGCCGCGAAGGACGGCACCACGCCGAGCCCTTGCGCCGCGGCCAGGGCGGCATCGCACAGCGCGATGTCCTCCTGCCGCCGGGCCGCCGCCAGGGCCTGCGGCGGCACCGCTGCGGATGGCGGCGACGGGGGCGGCCGCGAAACGAGATTGAGCGTCGCCAGGCCCAGCACGGCCAGGATCAGAACCAGCCCGGCCGCGCCGACGATTCGCGCGCCGAGCCAGTCGCGTTTCAGTCCCGTCACATTCGGTTGGTGCTCGATCCGCATCGCTCGCTCTGCTGGCGCGTCCGGCCTCGATTAGCGGTGTTTGGGGGCGCCGCCAAATCGCGCGTGTTTACAGGCGCACTCCCGCCGAAATAGGCACCCCGACATTTTCTTAATGTCCCGTCATGCGGCGAGACACAATATTTCATATCGGGACCTATGAGCCTGAGATTGCAAGTACTTTTAGGTGAATTATTTTTGATAGCGGTGCTCACGCAACAGTGAATTTTGTTACGTTTCCCCCAAGGCGGCTGGGGCCGCATCCAAAGGGGACATCATGACAGACATGTTTCGACGCCGCGCGCTGCTCAAGACCGCCTCGGTGGCGGCCATCTTGAGCCTTTCCGCCTTTGCCGACGCGGCGGCGGCTCCGCTCTTTCCGATCGACGCAAGCAATCTGACCCCATACGGCGCGCCGAGCACGCCCATCCAGGGGAAGCCGGAAACCAAAATCGAAGTGCGCGACGACATCGATCCCTTCGCGCCGCCGGTCGAGGATGCGACGAACACCCAGTCGAATGTCGTGCTGCTCGAGATGCTTGTTCCCAATTCGAACAGCGCCCTGATCTGCACCGGAACGCTCATCAATTCGCGCACGGTCCTGACGGCCGGACATTGCGTCCATCAATTGGGCGAGTCCCTGGGCGATCCGACGATCCCGGACAGCGTCTTTGCGCCGGTCGTCATCTTCGGACCGGACGCGACCAACGTCGCGACCCGCACCGTCGACCGGGGAACCAGCACGGTCGTCAATCCCGGTTTCGATCTCGACACCTTCTATCTCGGCGACGATGTCGGCCTGGTCTCCCTGTCGAAGCCGGTCTACAGCTCGGGACCGCAGCGTCCCGGCGTTCTCACGAATATCCCCTTCTCGGTGCTCGCCACCGAGGATCCGACGCCCGGCACGCTCCTGACGCTGGTCGGCTACGGCGACGCGGGCACGGGCTCCAACCCGGAGCAGGTGTTCGACTTCAAGCGCCGCATCGCCCACAACGTCGTGCAGTATGTCGGTCCGATCGACGACGTATTCGGCGTCGGCCCCGGCGAGCATGGCCTGGTCAATCAGATCTTCACCTTCTTCGACGACCCGCTGAACCCGATGGACGTTTTCGGCAACGGCTTTCCCATTCCCGCCGACGAAGGCACCAGCGACCACGGCGATTCCGGCGGTCCGATCTTCGTCTCGGACGGCCATGGCGGCCAGATCCAGGTGGGCATCACCAGCGGCGGCCTCTCGCTCGGGCCGCTCGAAGGCGGCTATGGCGACGTGGCGTTCTGGAATTCGGTGGCCGACCTGAACGGCTGGATCACCGACAACAGCTTCCTGCATCTCGCGACCGAGGGATTCTCCGACGGCCTGTGGAGCGATCCCGCCCATTGGCTGACGGGCGTCGTGCCGGACAATTTCGACACGCCGACCAACCAGATCGCCGACTTCACCGATCCCGCGAGCTACTACACGGTGAATCTCAGCACGCCGGGCGTCACCACGACGCTGGACGACGCGCGGGAGATCGACAGCCTCGCCGTCCTCGACGGCGCGCGGCTGAACATCGCACAGGACGGCGACCTCTTTGTGTGGAGCAACGCCGTGGTCGTCGACCCGGATAGCTGGCTGAACGTCGACGGCGTCCTCGACACGAACCAGCTCTTGACCGGTCCGGGCACGATACTCACCGGCAACGGCACCGTCATGAGCGTCTATCCGGTCTCCGTGGGCGGCACGGTGTCGCCCGGCAGGGTCGGAACGATCGGACAATTGTCGGTCACCGGCGGGCTTGTGTTCGCGAGCACCGCGAACTTCGTGGTCGACTTCTCGCATGACGCGATCGATCTTCTGAACGTGTCGGGTCCTGTCCAGCTCGGCGGAACGGTGGCCTTCAATCCGCTGGTCGCACCGCATTGGCACGATACGGGCGTGTTCCTGACGGCGCCCGAGATCGACGGTTCGTTCGATGCGATGCCCGACACGATCGCCGGCATCCTGAAGCCGGTCGTCACCACGGTCACGACTCCCGGCGGCCAGGAGGAAGTGCTCACGGTCGAAGCCGATTCCTATGCGGCGCTCCTGGCGGGATCGGGCACGCCCGATCAGCTCCAGATCGCGACCGCTCTCGATGCGGAGCGCGATTCGCACTACGGCGACCTCGCCCCGCTCTATCAGGCGATCGATCCGCTCAGCGGCGCGGCGCTCGACCAGGCGCTCGAAAACATTGCGCCGGACGCCGAGCGTGTCGCCACGCTGGTCGGCGACATGGCGACGACCAACATGGACGGCATGATCTGGCAGCATCTGGGCGAGGCGGGCGCCGCGTCCTCCGAGACCCGGACCGCCGGCCTCATGATCGACGGCGAAGGCCTGAAGATGGCGCTGGCTTCGGCCGGCGGCAGCTCGCCGCAGTCGCAGCAGCTCGTCGCCCTGGGCATGGGCCTCGCGACCAATCCGGGCGGCGGCAACGATCCGGCGCCGGTCGGCGCCCCGGCCGCCCCGCAAAAGGCGGATGCCTCCTGGATGGAGCTTCCCAACGGCGCGGGCGGCTATGTCTCGGGCAGCTCGCTCAGCGGCTCCGTGGCGGTCGGCGGCGGCGGCGGCCGCGCCGATGTGCGCGGCCTGGTCGTCGGCGCCGGCTTCGACCTGCCGGTCGACGAAGGCTTCACGCTGGGCTTCTCGGTCGGCTATTCGGACGCTTCGGCGACGCTGCGCTCGACGCCTTCGGTGCTGCAGAGCGACGCCCTCCAGGGCGCGATCTATGCCCGCTACGACTTCGGCGACCACTACATCGCGGAAGCCTTCGGCTCGTACGGCCACCAGACCATCTCCACGCATCGCGCGGTGGTGATCGGTGCATCGACCTTCCTGATCGAGGGCCATAGCGGCGGCGACGCGCCGTCGGGCGGCATCTATTTCGGACGTTCGTTCGAGATCGGCGCGACGAATGGCGGGACGGTGTTCGTCATACCCTCGGCCAGCCTGCAATACATCGGATCGGAGATCGATCCGTTCACCGAGACGGGCGGCGCTCCGGCGCTGGCCTTCGCGGGCTACAGCGAATCGTCGGCCCTGAGCCGGCTGGGCTTCGATGCGAACATGCCGCTCACCCTCTTCGACGCCAAGATCACGCCGAGCGTGCACGCCTTCTGGGTCGACAATTTCGAGGGCAATAACGGCTCGATCCAGGCGGCCTTCGCGGCGGCCCCGAGTTCGATCATGACCTTCGGCATGCCGTCGCGCGATCGCAACTATGCCGAGCTGGGCTTCGGCGTCGGTATCGACCTGGGCGACGTCCTCGGCCACCCGGCGACGCTGACGGGCCGTTACGACGGCACCACCCGCCGCGACGTGCAGTACGACGCGTGGACGGGCCGCCTTTCGATCAAGTTCTGATCGAAAGGCCCAAAGCCGAACGGAAAAGGCCGCGGAGCGATCCGCGGCCTTTTTGTTCGAGTCAGGACAGCTTCTTGCGCAGCTCCAGCGCGTAATCCGCGTAGCCGGCCCCGGCATAGACCGCATGGGCGGCGCGGTTGCCGGCCAGGACGCCGATCATCACGACGCCGATGCCCCGGGCCCGCGCCCAGTCCTCGCACGCCGCGATCAGGGCGCGCCCGCCGCCCCGGCCCCGCGCCGCTTCGACGAGATAGAGTTCGGCGATATAGGCGACGCGCCGCTCCGCGGCGACGACGAAGCCCGGCCGCAGGTTCTCATGCACCACGGCCCAGCCGACCGCCGCGCCGTCCGGCCCCTCCGCGACGAAGATCGCACCGCCCTTTTCGGCGATCTCGTGTTCGAGCCTGGCGAAATGCTCCGCCGCCACGGTGGCGTCGAGGCGCCGGTCCGGCTCGAACCCATGCTCGAATGCCTGCAAGCCGTCGATGAAGGCGAGGAAGGCCGGCTTGTCGTCCGGCAGGCGGGGCGGGCGGATGGTCGTCATGGCCGCAATCTGTCACAGCCGGCCAAACGGGGCAAAATGCGGCGGCGCGTTCAGCCCAGCGCCTTGACGATCTCTTCGGTCATCTTCTTGGCGTCGCCGAACAGCATCATCGTGTTGTCGCGGAAGAACAGCTCGTTCTCCACGCCGGCATAACCCGATCCCATTCCCCTCTTGACGAAAAGAACCGTCTTGGCCTTCTCCACGTCCAGGATCGGCATGCCGAAGATCGGCGATTTCGGATCGGTCTTGGCCGCGGGATTGGTCACGTCGTTGGCGCCGATGACATAGGCGACGTCCGTGTTGGCGAACTGCGAGTTGATGTCTTCCAGCTCGAACACCTCGTCATACGGCACATTGGCCTCGGCCAGGAGCACGTTCATGTGCCCCGGCATGCGGCCCGCCACCGGATGGATTGCGTAGGAGACCTTGACGCCTTCCTTCTTCAGGATGTCGGCCATCTCGCGCACCGCGTGCTGCGCCTGCGCCACCGCCATGCCGTAGCCCGGCACGATGATCACGCTGCCGGCGTTCTTCATGATGAAGGCCGCGTCGTCGGCCGAGCCTTGCTTGACCGGCCGGGTCTCGACATGCGCCGCGGCGCCGGCGGTCTCGCCGCCGAAGCCGCCCAGGATCACCGAGACGAAGCTGCGGTTCATCCCCTTGCACATGATGTAGGAGAGGATCGCGCCCGAGGAGCCGACCAGGGCGCCGGTGATGATCAGCGCCGAATTCTCCAGCGTGAAGCCGATGCCCGCCGCCGCCCAGCCCGAATAGGAATTGAGCATCGAGACCACGACCGGCATGTCGGCGCCGCCGATGGGGATGATGAGCGTGATGCCGAACACGAAGCTGAGCACGGCGATGGCCCAGAACGCCCAGATCGGCTGATACAGCGCGAACCAGACGATCAGCGCGACGATGGCGGCGAAGATCAGGAGATTGATGACGTGGCGGCCCGGCAGCAGGATCGAGGCGCCCGACATGTTGCCGTTGAGCTTGGCGAAGGCGATCAGCGAGCCGGCGAAGGTCATGGCGCCGATGGCGACGCCCAGGCTCATCTCGATCAGGCTCTGCAGCCGGATCGCGCCTTCCGCGCCGATGCCGTAAGCCTCCGGCGAATAAAGTGCCGCGCCGGCCACCAGCACGGCGGCGAGACCGACGAGCGAATGGAACGCCGCGACCAGCTGCGGCATCGCCGTCATGGCGATGCGCCGCGCGACCACCGCGCCGATGCCGCCGCCGATGGCGACGCCCGCGACGATCATGCCCCAGGTCACCGCGTCGACGACCTCGGAGACCCACAGCGTGGTGGCGACCGCGATCGCCATGCCGATCATGCCGTTGCGGTTGCCGCCGCGGCTCGTCGCCGGCGACGACAGGCCTTTCAGGGCCAGGATGAACAGCACGCCCGAAACGAGATAGGCGAGGGCCGCGATATCGGCTTTCAGTTCCCCGCTCATTGGAAGTGCCCTGTCGCTTCGCTGTTCGAGGGCATCACTTGGCGCCCTTCTTCTTGTACATCGCGAGCATGCGCGAGGTGACGAGGAAGCCGCCGAAGATGTTCACACAGGCGAGGATCAGCGCGAAGAAGCCGAGGATCTTCGACGTCCAGGACGCGGCCCCGATGCTCGTCACCGACACCGCGATCAAGGCGCCGACCACGATCACCGAGGAGATGGCGTTGGTCACGCTCATCAGCGGCGTGTGCAGCGCCGGCGTGACGCCCCACACCACGAAATAGCCGACGAAGATCGCCAGCACGAAGATCGTCAGGCGGAACACGATGGGATCGACTGCGAAGGCTTCCATGCCGCTAGCCCTTCAAGCTCGGATGCACGACCGCGCCGTCGCGCGTCAGCCCCGCGCCCTTGACGATCTCGTCGTCCCAGTTCAGCGCCAGCGCCCCGGTCTTCTTGTCCACGATCAGCGAGACGAAATTGAACAGGTTGCGGGCATAGAGCGACGACGCATCCACCGCCAGCCGCCCCGCCAGGTTGGTGTAGCCCATGATCGTGACGCCATGGATCTCGTAGACCTCGTTCGGCTTCGTGAGCGGCGTGTTGCCGCCCTGCTCCGCCGCCAGGTCGACGATCACCGAGCCCGGCTTCATCGTCTTGATCATCTCCTCGGTCACCAGCACCGGCGCCTTGCGGCCCGGGATCAGCGCCGTGGTGATCACGATGTCCTGCTTGCGAATCGTCTCGGCGATCAGCGCCGCCTGCTTGACCTGGTATTCCGGCGACATCGGCTTGGCATAGCCGGCCGCGGTCTGCGCGTTCTTGAACTCGTCATCCATCACCGCGACGAAGGTCGCGCCGAGCGATTCCACCTGTTCTTTCGTCGCCGGCCGCACATCGGTCGCGGACACGATGGCGCCGAGCCGCCGCGCCGTGGCGATGGCCTGAAGCCCCGCCACGCCCACGCCCATCACCAGCACCCGCGCCGGCGCGATGGTGCCCGCCGCCGTCATCATCATCGGCATAGCCCGGCCAAAGGTCGCCGCCGCGTCGATCACCGCCTTGTAGCCGGCGAGATTGGCCTGGGAGGACAGCACGTCCATGGACTGGGCGCGCGATATGCGCGGCAGAAATTCCATCGCGAAACCGTCGACGCCCCGCGCCGCCAGCGCCGCCGGCGTGTCCTTGTCCGTGTACGGAGCAAGAAGGGCGGCCAGCACCGCCCCCTTCTTCATCTGCGCGATCTCGCCCGCGTCGGGCGCCCGCACGGAAAGAACGATATCGGCCCCCGCGAGCGCCGCCGCCGTATCCGGCGCGATGCTCGCGCCCGCCGCCTGGAAATCCGCGTCCGACACCCTGGCCGCGGCGCCGGCGCCGGCTTCCACCGCCACGTCGAGTCCGAGGCCCTTGAACTTCTTGACCGTGTCGGCCGAGGCCGCGACGCGCGTCTCGCCGTCGCGGCGTTCCTTGAGGACGGCGAGCTTCATCCTGTTGCCGGCGTCAGCCGTGGGTCCGGAACAGGGCCAGGAACACCATGATCGCCACGATGCCGATGACCGACCATTTCACGAAGACCGTGAAGCCGGCCCAGGTCTTGACCTGGGCGGAGATGTCCATCGAACCGGGCGTGTAGTCACCGTGAGAATCGCCGTGCGCGGCCATGAAATACCCCATCGGCGCAACATCGGTTGCGCGCAAATCAAGATGTTCGAACCGGCGGGACTATAGCAAGCGAGGCCCCGGACACAATGTACAAAACGGCCATTTTTAGAAGGGTTTCCGTGTCGCCGTGGAGTGCTCCCAATCGGCCAGGAGGGCCCGGAGCGCCGCCACCAGCGCCAGCGGCTGGTCGAGCATGATGTGGTGCTGCGCCTGCGGGATCTCGACCACCGGCGCCTGGCGGCCGAGCAGGTTGAACATGTAGGCCCCGATCGAGGGCGGCAGCAGCACCGAATGCTCGCCGCGGAAGACGCCGATGCGGCAGCGCGTCGCCTTCAGCCGCTCCGCCGTGTCGCCGATGGAGAAGCGCTGCCAGATCGCGGGATCGAATTTCCAGGTGAAGCCGGTGCCGCCGCCCGGCGCCGGCACCTCCTTCAGCGAGTACCGGGCGACGTGGTCGACGAGATAGAGGTTCTCGCAGGTCTGCGGCGGCATCAGGCGGAAGCGCGCCATGGCGGCGGCCAGCGTCGGGTAGATGTTGTGCGGCCGCATCGGCCGGTCCGGCGGCCCGCCCGGCCGGTCCGGCGGATTGACCGGCGAATCGACGATCACCACGCCCGCGAGCCGGTCGCCATAGAGGCCGCCGGTCAGCATGGTGACGAAGCCGCCGAAACTGTGCGCCACGATCACCGGGGGCTCGTCCAGCTTGAACATGCCTGCGTCCTCGCAGACCGCGATCTGCTCGCGCGCGAACACCTCCATGGCATAGCCGCCGGGCCGCCAGTCGCTGTCGCCCATGCCGGACAGATCCATGGCGGCGACGTTGTAGTCGCGGGCGAGGAACGGCGCGATGAAGTCCCACCAATGGGCATGCGCCGCATTGCCATGCACCAGGAGGAGCCCCGGCCGGCCGCGGTCGCCCCAGCGCAGGTAATGGATCTTGGCGCCCGCCACGTCGACGAAGCGGCTTTCCGGCGTCACCGCCACCGCGTCCTCGAACCATTTGGGCCCCGGCGGCGGCGCACCGTCGAAGCCCGCGAGCGGCCCTTGCGTCGCCGAGACCGAGAACATCTGCCGCTCGGCGTCGGGCGTCAGGCCCGGCACGGGCGGCAGGATCGGCGTATCGCTCATGGCTTTTGCCCTGAAGATCGGGGCTCCGCGCGCGGACCCAAGAGCTTGAACACGCCGGTGCCGGTCATGACCGTGCGCGCGCCCGTCCAGATGCGGCCCTTGACGGTGTAGAAGCCGTCGTCGTCGCCCACCAGCTCGCTCGTCCCCTCGACCCAGTCGCCGAGCTTGGCCGACGCCACGAAATCGGTCGTCATCCGCGCCGTGACCCAGTAATGCGTGCGGCGGTTGGAGATCGAATGGCCCCACACCATGTCGGCGAAGGCCATCAGCATGCCGCCATGGCAATTGCCCATGCCGTTGATATGGTGCTCGCCGACCTGGAAGGCGCGGACGAAGCCGCCATCGGGACTGGATTTCTCGTAGAACGGCCCGACCTGCCGCCCGAAGCCGCGCGACCAGTTCATGGCCTGAAAGCCGGGCGGGATTTGGGTGGTCTCGGATTCGAAGAGGTCGTCGGACATCGGGGATATTGTGACGCCCACAAACACCCCTGTCATCCCCGGCCGAGCACGAGCGAAGCGAGTGCGAGGGGACCCAGGTGCCAACCACCGTGACGGTGTTTCCCACCTGGGTCCCCTTCCCCTCATGCCGCTGCGCGGCGTTCGGCCGGGGATGACAGTGGAATGCGGAAGCGCAATTCAAACCCACTCAAGCCACGTCCCATGCGGGTGACAACTTGCCAGCCTGGTCTCCGTCCGCGCGCCGTCGGCATAGCGGACCGCCGCCAGTGCATAGAGCGCGCCGTCGAACTCGAACGACAACCGCCAGACCGGCCGGCGCAGCCCGGCGATCACCAGCATGTTCTCCAGCGCCTCGCGCATGTCGCGGCTGAACTGATAGACCGCGATGGTGTGATAGACGACCGGCGCCAGCCCGCGCGGCACCTCCGCGAGCACGTCCGGCAGCAGCGCCAGCGCGTCGCCCGCGAGGATCGGCGGCGTCTCCGCGCGGAACAAATCCACGGCGCGGTCCAGCCGCGCCAGCCGCGATACCTGGTCCGGCCAGATCAGCGCCCGCAGCCAGTCGCGGTCGTCCGCGTTCGCCAGATCGACCGGATGGAGTTCCAGCCCGACCCGCCCTGCGACGCGCGGCGTCGGGCCGGCCGGCGGAACGCGCTCCCCGCGCAGCGCGCAATCGATCACCAGCGGCGCCTCCGCGTTCACCGCCGCCGCGACGCGGCCGTCCTTGCCGTAGCGCACGCCATAGCGGTCCCAGATCAGATTGAGCCCCGCGCTCGGCCCGATCTCGATCAGCGACAGGGGCGCGTCGGTCTGCGCCGCGATGGCGCGGAAGCCCGGATGCAGCAGCGCGCTGCGACCGACCTCGTTGGTGTTCGTCACCCGCGTCGCGATCAACGGCTCGATCTCGGCGAGATGCGCCCGCACGAAGTCGCGGAAGTCCGGCATCGGATCCTCGCCCTCGGCTGACGCCGTCCCGCCGGCCGTCGGATAGAACCGCGTCAGCGGATGCTTCGCCCCGCGCAGGATCAGGAAATGCACCGCCCCCAGGATCAGGTTGGCGTGCGGCTGTCCCGCCTTCGCCCGCGCCGCCAGCGCCTTCAGCCCGGCATCCGCGCCGATGCCCGCGGCCAGCCGCCCGTAGAGCGCGCTTCCTGTGCGCTTCGCGTCCTCCGCGAAGAACCGCCAATAGTCGGCCGCCTCGCCGATCATCTTCACCCTCCCGGCAGCAGGTCGCGCAGGCGCAGCGTCGCCTGCCCCGCCCTTCCGCCGCGCAGATAGTCGATCAGCACCGGCTCGTTATAACCGGGATCGCGCAGCTTCTCGCGGATCGCGAACAGGTCGAGCGTCTCGACCTTGCTGCGGTCGATCTCGGTGACGATGTCGCCCTTGCGCAGGCCCGCGATGTCGGCCGGCCCGCCGGCGATCACATCGAACGCCTCGAACCGCGCCCCGTGCCGCCCGAGCCACAGTCCCGCGCGGTCGAAGCGGTCGGGCTCGGCCTTCAGCGGCACCAGCAGGAAGCGGCCATGCGGATAGTCGATCACGGTGCGGAAATGCTTGAGCACGCCGGTGCCGATGCTGCCGGCGATTTTCGGATCGGCGAAGCCGCCCGATTTCTGCAGCGACAGCCGCGCCACGATGCCCTTCGCGTTCGCCTTGCCGAAGCCGAAGGCCGGCACCCGAACGACGATGCCCTTGATCGGTCCGCCGACGCCATAGCCGGTCAAGGCCTCCACCCCCGGCCCCAGCTTGTCGTCGAGCTGATGCGCCTGCCAGAACGGGCCGAACAGCGTCAGCGAGGAGCGGTCTCCGGTATCGACGACGAATCGGCCGCGCACGCCCGCGATGGTGCCGCGCACCAGCGGCATGAAGCCCTCGTAATAGGTGAACGGGATCGCGATGGCGCCGGCCGGCGGGCGGAACGATTTCGGCTCGATCAGCCTGAGATGCCGGCGCGCGAAATCGATGTCGACGACATAGCGCCGGAACACGGCCTGCCCGGCGATGCCGTCGAAGCGCTCAAAACCGATCACCTCGTTCAGCGCCCCGAAGGTCTGCGCGATCGCCGGCAGGTTGCGCCATTCGGCGCGCCCGATGCGCAGCGATCCGATATGCGTCTTGAAGACGACGTCCTTGCCCTCGCCGGCGCCGCCGGCCCGCAGCCGTCCTTCCGCCCGGGCGCCGATCTCCTCCATCACGGCGAGCGACACGCCGCCGGTGTCGGCGCCGGTATCGAGCAGCATCTGGTAGGGGCCGCGCCCGTTGAGCATCGCCGGCACGAAGATTCGGTTGTCGGTCAGCGTGAAGCGCACATCGGCGACGGCCGTTTCGGCATGCGCCGGGGCCGGCACGAGGCCAAGGCCCAGCAGCGCAACCCCCGCAACCCACCGCTTTGCGGCCGCCACGTCCACGATCATCGCGGTCTTTACCGATCCTTCACCACGTTGCGGCCGGAAACCGGCGAAAAGCCTCATGTCCCGCGCCTAAACGTGCCGTTTACCCCTCTTCGCCACAATGGCCGCTGTTCCGTTTCGAGGCACACCGTTCATGGCGCAGACCATTCTTGTTGTC from Rhizomicrobium sp. carries:
- a CDS encoding aspartyl protease family protein, which produces MIVDVAAAKRWVAGVALLGLGLVPAPAHAETAVADVRFTLTDNRIFVPAMLNGRGPYQMLLDTGADTGGVSLAVMEEIGARAEGRLRAGGAGEGKDVVFKTHIGSLRIGRAEWRNLPAIAQTFGALNEVIGFERFDGIAGQAVFRRYVVDIDFARRHLRLIEPKSFRPPAGAIAIPFTYYEGFMPLVRGTIAGVRGRFVVDTGDRSSLTLFGPFWQAHQLDDKLGPGVEALTGYGVGGPIKGIVVRVPAFGFGKANAKGIVARLSLQKSGGFADPKIAGSIGTGVLKHFRTVIDYPHGRFLLVPLKAEPDRFDRAGLWLGRHGARFEAFDVIAGGPADIAGLRKGDIVTEIDRSKVETLDLFAIREKLRDPGYNEPVLIDYLRGGRAGQATLRLRDLLPGG
- a CDS encoding DUF2332 domain-containing protein, encoding MIGEAADYWRFFAEDAKRTGSALYGRLAAGIGADAGLKALAARAKAGQPHANLILGAVHFLILRGAKHPLTRFYPTAGGTASAEGEDPMPDFRDFVRAHLAEIEPLIATRVTNTNEVGRSALLHPGFRAIAAQTDAPLSLIEIGPSAGLNLIWDRYGVRYGKDGRVAAAVNAEAPLVIDCALRGERVPPAGPTPRVAGRVGLELHPVDLANADDRDWLRALIWPDQVSRLARLDRAVDLFRAETPPILAGDALALLPDVLAEVPRGLAPVVYHTIAVYQFSRDMREALENMLVIAGLRRPVWRLSFEFDGALYALAAVRYADGARTETRLASCHPHGTWLEWV
- a CDS encoding PaaI family thioesterase, translating into MSDDLFESETTQIPPGFQAMNWSRGFGRQVGPFYEKSSPDGGFVRAFQVGEHHINGMGNCHGGMLMAFADMVWGHSISNRRTHYWVTARMTTDFVASAKLGDWVEGTSELVGDDDGFYTVKGRIWTGARTVMTGTGVFKLLGPRAEPRSSGQKP